The following proteins are co-located in the Bradyrhizobium sp. AZCC 2176 genome:
- the ybeY gene encoding rRNA maturation RNase YbeY, with product MSSALPLTEVLVVADCWQTEPEAEAVIHRAINAAAEIADADVGEAELAVMLTDDAGIRTLNNNWRGIDKPTNVLSFPALQATAGAPADAPRMLGDIAIAYETTRKEADDEEKPFDHHLSHLAVHGFLHLIGYDHEKDDDADTMEGLEREILAQLGIPDPYADRDPHADRERMD from the coding sequence CCGAGGTTCTCGTCGTCGCCGATTGCTGGCAGACGGAGCCGGAAGCCGAGGCGGTGATCCATCGCGCCATCAATGCCGCGGCCGAAATCGCCGATGCCGATGTCGGCGAGGCCGAGCTCGCCGTCATGCTGACCGACGACGCCGGCATCCGCACGCTCAACAACAACTGGCGCGGCATCGACAAGCCGACCAACGTGCTGTCGTTTCCGGCGTTGCAGGCGACCGCGGGCGCGCCGGCGGATGCGCCGCGGATGCTCGGCGATATCGCCATCGCCTATGAGACCACGCGGAAAGAGGCCGATGACGAAGAAAAGCCGTTCGATCATCACCTCAGCCACCTTGCGGTCCACGGGTTCCTGCATTTGATCGGATACGATCACGAGAAAGACGACGACGCCGACACCATGGAAGGTCTCGAACGGGAGATTCTCGCCCAGCTCGGCATTCCGGATCCGTATGCGGATCGAGATCCCCATGCGGACCGGGAGCGGATGGACTGA